The Ascochyta rabiei chromosome 5, complete sequence genome has a segment encoding these proteins:
- a CDS encoding Peptidylprolyl isomerase, translating to MAPKNKGKGKDAGDSKDAGGGGKGKLKPATSINVRHILCEKHSKKEEALEKIRNGAKFDEVAREMSEDKARQGGSLGWKVRGSLMLDFEKVAYDLEPSTTGAPKIGEVKTSEGYHIIMVEGRK from the exons ATGGCGCCGAAGAACAAAGGCAAAGGCAAGGATGCCGGGGACTCAAAAGACgcaggtggtggtggtaagGGCAAGCTGAAGCCCGCCACAAGTATCAATGTGAGGCATATTCTCTGCGAGAAGCACAGTAAGAAGGAGGAGGCGCTGGAGAAGATACGGAACGGAGCCAAGTTCGACGAAGTTGCAAGGGAGATGAGTGAGGACAAGGCGAGGCAGG GCGGCTCATTGGGCTGGAAAGTCCGCGGCAGCCTTATGCTAGACTTCGAGAAGGTTGCGTACGACCTCGAACCGAGTACCACTGGTGCGCCAAAGATTGGAGAGGTCAAGACGAGCGAAGGGTACCACATCATCATGGTTGAGGGGAGGAAGTAA